One genomic region from Sulfuriflexus mobilis encodes:
- a CDS encoding molybdenum cofactor biosynthesis protein MoaE, translated as MPEVRLFPGRLDPYVELATYERDLISQHGAGQYGATTSFVGTMRDFNEGDEVTKMFLEHYPGMTEKVLEQLCAQAMADYPILDCLVLHRVGDILPNDPIVLVAAWSAHRGAAFDAARFLIEKLKTDAPFWKKESLAAGQRWVDKNTKG; from the coding sequence ATGCCTGAAGTCCGCCTTTTCCCCGGCCGCCTCGACCCCTACGTCGAACTCGCCACCTATGAACGCGACCTGATCTCCCAACATGGTGCCGGCCAGTACGGTGCCACCACCAGTTTTGTCGGCACGATGCGTGACTTCAACGAGGGTGACGAGGTCACGAAGATGTTTCTCGAACACTACCCGGGCATGACCGAGAAGGTGCTGGAGCAACTCTGCGCCCAGGCCATGGCCGACTACCCCATCCTTGATTGCCTGGTCCTGCACCGCGTCGGCGACATCCTGCCGAATGACCCGATCGTGCTGGTTGCTGCCTGGTCGGCACACCGCGGGGCGGCGTTTGATGCGGCACGTTTCCTGATCGAGAAGTTGAAGACCGATGCCCCGTTCTGGAAGAAGGAATCGCTGGCAGCAGGGCAACGCTGGGTCGATAAAAACACCAAGGGCTGA
- the moaC gene encoding cyclic pyranopterin monophosphate synthase MoaC encodes MGKLTHFNTRGEAHMVDIGDKAVTRREAVAGGRILMAPATLQLIREGGHKKGDVLGIARVAGIMAAKKTAELIPLCHPLSLTHVDIELDAQAREDGVTCTVTAQTDGKTGIEMEALTAVQVTLLTIYDMCKAVDRSMVIEAVRLLKKSGGKSGDWVRAE; translated from the coding sequence ATGGGCAAACTGACTCATTTCAATACGCGCGGCGAGGCGCATATGGTCGATATCGGTGACAAGGCCGTGACCCGCCGCGAGGCCGTCGCCGGGGGGCGCATCCTGATGGCGCCGGCGACCCTGCAATTAATCCGCGAGGGTGGGCACAAGAAGGGCGATGTGCTCGGGATTGCCCGGGTCGCCGGGATCATGGCGGCGAAGAAGACCGCCGAGCTGATCCCACTCTGTCACCCCCTGAGCCTGACCCACGTCGATATCGAACTGGATGCCCAGGCACGCGAAGATGGCGTGACCTGCACGGTCACGGCACAGACCGATGGCAAGACCGGCATCGAGATGGAGGCCCTGACCGCCGTGCAGGTCACCCTGCTGACCATCTATGATATGTGCAAGGCCGTCGACCGCAGTATGGTCATCGAGGCCGTCAGGTTATTGAAAAAATCCGGAGGCAAGTCCGGTGACTGGGTTCGCGCAGAATAG
- the moaD gene encoding molybdopterin converting factor subunit 1, which translates to MTIQVRFFASLRERMGRADAELEAGAANTVGEVWAAVAGGEAMPDNLLMAINQDYVQAHASVADGDEVAFFPPVTGG; encoded by the coding sequence ATGACGATCCAGGTCCGATTCTTTGCCAGCCTGCGCGAGCGCATGGGCCGCGCCGATGCCGAGCTCGAGGCCGGTGCAGCGAATACCGTCGGCGAAGTCTGGGCGGCCGTGGCCGGGGGTGAGGCCATGCCCGATAACCTGCTCATGGCCATCAACCAGGACTACGTGCAGGCCCATGCCAGCGTAGCGGACGGCGACGAGGTCGCCTTCTTCCCACCGGTAACAGGGGGCTAG
- a CDS encoding DUF6122 family protein — MLRAVLHIIAHFAVPGLVARLAFRPQWKYAWLLMSATILVDLDHLLADPIYDPNRCSIGTHPLHTEPAMAIYGVLLLVPQLRIIAAGLLIHMALDASDCYLQALY, encoded by the coding sequence ATGCTACGCGCCGTACTACACATCATTGCCCACTTTGCCGTACCGGGCCTGGTCGCCCGGCTGGCCTTCAGGCCGCAGTGGAAATATGCCTGGCTGCTCATGTCTGCGACCATTCTTGTTGACCTGGATCACCTGCTGGCGGATCCCATCTACGACCCCAATCGCTGCAGTATCGGCACCCATCCGCTACACACAGAACCCGCTATGGCGATATACGGTGTACTCTTGCTTGTGCCGCAACTGCGTATTATTGCCGCCGGTCTGCTCATACACATGGCACTGGATGCCTCGGACTGTTACCTGCAGGCCCTATATTAA
- a CDS encoding YaiI/YqxD family protein: MQIWVDADACPKVIKEILFRAARRTGVRLTLVANHALQTPVDKNITSIQVVSGFDVADDEIVQRCASGDLIITADIPLASEVIDKGAHALNPRGEFYDKENIRQRLNMRDFMDTMRASGVQEGGPPVLNQRDRQAFANELDKFLVKFL, encoded by the coding sequence ATGCAGATATGGGTTGATGCCGACGCCTGCCCGAAGGTGATCAAGGAAATCCTCTTTCGTGCCGCACGCCGTACCGGCGTGCGGCTGACCCTGGTTGCCAATCACGCCTTGCAAACCCCGGTAGACAAAAACATCACCTCCATACAGGTGGTGAGTGGTTTTGATGTGGCCGACGATGAAATTGTGCAGCGTTGTGCCAGCGGTGACCTGATTATTACCGCGGATATTCCATTAGCGTCAGAAGTGATCGATAAAGGTGCCCACGCCCTGAATCCACGTGGCGAGTTTTATGATAAGGAAAATATCCGGCAACGACTCAACATGCGGGATTTTATGGATACCATGCGCGCGAGTGGTGTTCAGGAGGGTGGGCCACCGGTGCTCAATCAGCGGGATCGGCAGGCGTTTGCTAATGAGTTGGATAAATTTCTGGTTAAGTTTTTGTAG
- a CDS encoding response regulator: protein MSSETLNRILYVEDEPDIQAVAKLALEAVGGFTLEVCSSGQEALDKAEAFAPQLMLLDVMMPEMDGPTTMKKLREFPALANTPVIFMTAKVQPQEVKEYKDLGAVDVIAKPFDPMTLASNIKDIWQGV, encoded by the coding sequence ATGAGTTCAGAGACATTGAATCGCATTCTCTACGTGGAAGATGAGCCGGACATCCAGGCCGTGGCCAAGTTGGCCCTGGAGGCAGTGGGCGGTTTTACCCTGGAGGTATGCAGTTCCGGTCAGGAGGCGCTCGACAAGGCTGAGGCTTTTGCCCCGCAACTGATGCTGCTTGATGTTATGATGCCCGAGATGGATGGCCCGACCACAATGAAAAAGTTGCGGGAGTTCCCGGCCCTGGCCAATACCCCGGTGATCTTCATGACCGCCAAGGTGCAACCGCAAGAGGTTAAAGAGTATAAAGACCTGGGGGCCGTGGATGTCATTGCCAAGCCCTTTGACCCCATGACCCTGGCCAGTAACATTAAGGATATCTGGCAAGGCGTTTAA
- a CDS encoding toll/interleukin-1 receptor domain-containing protein — protein sequence MMKYIPSGDVMRVFISWSGEASKIAAMALRDHLPEIIQALRPWCSTEDIDSGTVWNAELIKALNESVFGIICVTHHNQNRPWLMYESGALAHKLDPENTINNVCPLLIGMENIDLNKVLGAFQSKTTKKEEVYRLVVDINKKLNSSDRLREGVLERSFERVWPDLNAKLGEATKLAKEEPDQPKQLTTPDMLSRIMGQNSLIHDLAIRILAENQLHQNDILNNLGINKQALQYLQLAGAITPPPELSQFGLSRPSRAQNDNIMAPGGLSELGSRFPGTEADVSKPKDDDSPGSSN from the coding sequence ATGATGAAATATATACCGTCAGGGGATGTTATGAGAGTCTTTATAAGCTGGTCTGGAGAGGCTTCAAAAATTGCAGCAATGGCACTGCGCGACCATCTTCCCGAGATCATCCAAGCATTAAGGCCTTGGTGCTCTACTGAGGATATTGATTCAGGTACCGTCTGGAATGCTGAACTTATTAAGGCGCTTAATGAATCGGTTTTTGGTATTATTTGTGTGACCCATCATAACCAAAATCGACCGTGGCTGATGTATGAATCGGGAGCGTTGGCTCATAAATTAGACCCTGAAAATACGATTAATAATGTCTGTCCGTTATTAATTGGCATGGAGAACATAGACCTCAATAAGGTTTTGGGTGCGTTTCAATCGAAGACAACCAAGAAAGAGGAAGTATATAGGCTTGTTGTTGATATAAATAAAAAGCTGAATTCTTCTGATCGGCTCAGAGAGGGCGTGTTAGAAAGGTCGTTTGAACGTGTATGGCCTGACCTCAATGCGAAGCTCGGCGAGGCAACTAAGCTTGCCAAAGAAGAGCCTGACCAACCCAAGCAGTTAACAACCCCGGACATGCTATCCCGTATAATGGGTCAAAATAGCCTCATACATGATCTCGCTATCAGAATCCTTGCCGAGAACCAGCTTCATCAGAACGATATCCTGAATAATCTCGGAATCAATAAGCAAGCTCTTCAGTATTTGCAATTGGCCGGGGCGATTACTCCACCCCCAGAACTCAGTCAATTTGGTCTTTCCCGCCCGTCAAGGGCACAAAATGACAACATCATGGCCCCGGGGGGGTTGAGTGAATTGGGTTCCCGCTTTCCTGGAACAGAGGCAGATGTATCAAAACCAAAAGACGATGATAGCCCAGGCAGTTCTAATTAA
- the mutH gene encoding DNA mismatch repair endonuclease MutH translates to MTIRPPKSEQELLERCQAIAGLSVAELARQLDVTVPANLRQHKGWLGELVEQALGADAASLSEPDFRALGIELKTLPLNAQGRVQESTWVCSVPLRDAAGLRWEDSCVYHKLRHVLWLPVEADADTPLPERLIGTGLLWRAENEQLEALRADWEELMEQIALGQFESLDARHGEVLQIRPKAANARVLVEAVGPEGAPMQTLPRGFYLRAVFTNTLLQAHYFSR, encoded by the coding sequence ATGACCATTCGCCCGCCTAAATCCGAACAGGAACTGCTTGAGCGCTGCCAGGCCATTGCCGGCCTGAGCGTGGCGGAACTCGCCCGCCAGCTTGATGTTACCGTGCCTGCCAACCTGCGTCAGCACAAGGGCTGGCTCGGTGAACTGGTCGAACAGGCGCTCGGAGCCGATGCCGCCTCACTCTCCGAACCTGACTTCCGTGCCCTGGGGATAGAGTTAAAAACCCTGCCCCTCAATGCGCAGGGCAGGGTCCAGGAATCGACCTGGGTCTGTAGTGTGCCGCTACGTGATGCGGCCGGGTTACGCTGGGAAGACAGTTGCGTGTATCACAAGCTGCGCCACGTACTGTGGTTACCAGTAGAAGCCGATGCCGACACCCCCCTGCCTGAGCGCCTTATTGGCACCGGCCTGCTATGGCGTGCGGAAAATGAGCAACTTGAGGCCCTGCGTGCCGACTGGGAGGAGCTCATGGAACAGATTGCACTGGGGCAATTCGAGTCGCTGGATGCGCGTCATGGCGAGGTCTTGCAGATCCGCCCCAAGGCGGCCAATGCCAGGGTATTGGTGGAGGCCGTCGGCCCGGAGGGGGCGCCGATGCAAACCCTGCCACGGGGCTTTTATTTGCGTGCGGTCTTTACCAACACCCTGTTACAGGCACATTATTTCAGCCGCTGA